DNA sequence from the Candidatus Binataceae bacterium genome:
CGTATTCTATCGTTATTTCCCGGAGAAACTGCCGTCGGCTATACAGCGCTATCACAACGAATGCCGGCGACTGTTCGAGGTACTGGAAGGGCAGCTCAAGGGCCGCGAATATCTGTGCGATGAATATAGTATCGCTGATATCGCTAACTGGTGCTGGGTGCGAATCTACGAGTGGAGCGGCGTCAGGATTGACGGATTGACCAACCTGCAATCGTGGATCGCGCGCCTGGAAGCACGTCCGGCCTGCCAACGCGGAATCGCAGTCCCAGAACCGCTGATATTCAAAGAGCCGAATGAGAATTCAGCAATGTTGAAGACGGCGCAAAGCCTCGTGACCCGCTAGTCAGGCTCGGGCTGCAATCGCTTGCCGCGAATACGGCAGTACGGCGGAAGTCAACAACCGCTTGTTTCCCGATGTCCTCAAGCTTGCCGCGCGCTAGTTCGATCTGCGACCCCTGAAGCTCACCTAGCACGAATCCTTCCGTGGCCAACGGGTTGATCTGAACAACGTGGAGAAGACAGACCTCTCCTTCGCCCGATCGCGCCAGCGCGCCGGCCTCATTCACTGCCCAGATCGAATTGTCATCAAAATCTACTGGGCACAGTATGCATTTATAAGGGAAACTCATGATTCACCCCGGCCGACTAGCTCCGTTGCTCGACAGCCTGTTCGCGCCGAAAGTGCGGCAGGACGTGCTTGCTGAACAACTCCATGCTTTGAAGGACCTTGCGATGATCCAAACCGGCCAGTCGCGTCCAGCAGATGAGCTGGGTGAAGCCATATTGGTTACGTATCTCCTCGATCTGCTTGACACAGTGAGCGGGATTTCCACAAACAAGAGCTCGAGCCTGAAGTAATTCATCCCAGTGCACGGTGTGAGCGTAACGGCGCACCTTCTGGTATTCTTCATAGCCCTCGATCGGCTTTTTAGCCTGCGAAGCCACGTACTGCTCCATCATCCGAAAATACCATAGTACTGGGCCGCCAAAATCCTGCCGCGCCTGTTCGGTGGTATTACCGCAATAGACCATGCACAGGGCGCCAATCTGCTTTTTCGCTACATCGTGTCCGCCAGCGCGTAAGGCCCGGCGATAAGTTTGCAGATATTCCGCAGTGAGCGGGTTATGGAATCCGGGAACCAGCGTGCAAAGCAGATTGTATCCGCGCATCCCGGCCATCTCGAAGCTCGGCGCGTTCACCGCGGCCAGCCAGATCGGCGGATGAGGTTGCTGAAGTGGCCGGGGCCGTACCGCATGCTCGTCAACGTTAAAGTGTTTGCCCGTGAAGCTTACCGTTTCGCCAGTCCAAGCGCGTTCGATGATCTCCAGCGCCTCCCCGAACATTTCGTGTGATCGGCCCTGATCGATGCCAAAACCGCGAAATTCGACCGGCTGAAACCCGCGGCCAACGCCGA
Encoded proteins:
- a CDS encoding glutathione binding-like protein, producing the protein MGQANVFYRYFPEKLPSAIQRYHNECRRLFEVLEGQLKGREYLCDEYSIADIANWCWVRIYEWSGVRIDGLTNLQSWIARLEARPACQRGIAVPEPLIFKEPNENSAMLKTAQSLVTR
- a CDS encoding LLM class flavin-dependent oxidoreductase gives rise to the protein MLSNYRQGNSHHAEWTPDLTRLARAKEVKKMDFGVLHFFEHPAGGKTEHRIFKEQLETLRAAEEMGFDYIWAPEHHFTEYGFCASPMLTLAAMASVTKRVRLGSGVVVLPFNNPVRIAEEGAMVDLMSNGRLDLGVGRGFQPVEFRGFGIDQGRSHEMFGEALEIIERAWTGETVSFTGKHFNVDEHAVRPRPLQQPHPPIWLAAVNAPSFEMAGMRGYNLLCTLVPGFHNPLTAEYLQTYRRALRAGGHDVAKKQIGALCMVYCGNTTEQARQDFGGPVLWYFRMMEQYVASQAKKPIEGYEEYQKVRRYAHTVHWDELLQARALVCGNPAHCVKQIEEIRNQYGFTQLICWTRLAGLDHRKVLQSMELFSKHVLPHFRREQAVEQRS